Genomic DNA from Candidatus Omnitrophota bacterium:
GCGGCAGATAGGCCTTGAGCTTAGCTTCTATTATGGACGGTATAGCGCCGCTTTTCATTGATATTATGCCTTCTATTATTATTTCTTTCACCAGCACCTCATCTTCGCTCTTTCTTTTGAGTTTCCCCGAAATCGGCAGGAATATAAGATTCGCCGCCAGCGCGCCGTAAAGGGTCGTTATGAGAGCCACAGCCATACCGCCGGCGATAGCGGACTGGTCTTCCAGCTTTGCGAGCATCATTATAAGGCCCATGATGGTGCCGAGCATACCGAAAGCGGGAGCGAATGTGCCCATTGTCAAAAATATTTCCTGGCCCAGCTTGTGGCGCTCCTGTATAAAAGTTATCTCTGTTTCAAGCTCCGCTCTTATTGTTTCGGCGTCAATATTGGCCAGAACAAGGGAGAAGCCATGACGGAGAAAAGGGTTGGGTAATTCCTTTATCTCCTGCTCGATCGCCAGCACGCCCTGCGTTCTGGCTTTCTTTGTGAGCCTCCCGATCGTGTCTATTATCCCTATCACATTTTCGTCTTTCTCCGTGAACACTTTTTTGGCTATGGCGAAAACGCTGACAAGTTCGTGAAAAGAATAATTGACCATAGTAGCTGCGAATGTGCCGCCGAGAGTTATGGCTACCGACGGCAGATCTATAAAACTCGTCAGAAAACCCGCCACACCCACCCGGCCGACGATGGCCGCTACTATAAGGCCCAAACCCGCTATAAAACCTATTATTGTCGCAAAATCCATTGTTCAGCCGCCTTTTTTCAAAATTTTATATCCCCGTCATCGTCCGGAACGATGTCATGCTTTTTAATGATGCTCCCGCCGCCGTCTTTCTTCTGGAGCTGCGAGATTTTCTCATCCTGTTTTTTTATAATACTCTCGAGCCTCTCGTAATATTTTCTGGCTCTTTCCATCTCGGATTTGAGCCGCAGGGCTTCCGCTGTCCTGGATTTGATCTCGTCCTCGAGTTCCGGCGGCACGGCGGGATGATCGGATGGCTGCGACGACTCGGCGGCCCTGATCTGATTCCTGTATTCCGCCGCCTCTTTTTCCTTCCTTTCTATCTCTTCCCTGAGCATTGCCTCGCGCTGGGCTGATTTTCTCCCGATCTCCTCATTTATCCTTTGAAGCTCCGCGAGCCTCTTATCATTCGGGGCGGCGCTCTTGCCGTCAAGAGCTTCCAGCCCCAGTTCGAGCTGCGCCTTGAGAACGGATATGTCCTCATCCTTTTTTTTCAGTATTTTATGGAATTCCAGCTCTTTGTTTTTGATATACTCCATCTTCTCGGAGATATCCTTCTTCTGTTTTTCTATTATATCCCCAAGTTCCTTCAGTTTTTCATTGAATTCATCCGCCTGTCTGTTTTCGGAAACCGACGCTTCTTTCAGGCGCGCGATCTCTTTTTCCGCCTCTCTCAGAGACCCCTCAAAACCGGCCGCTTTCTTCCGGTTTTCATCAGCGTCGGCGCTCAGTTTTTTTATCTTCTCATCATACGCGGCGGCGGTCTCGTCAGCGGTCATAGTCAGCCGCTCTTTCAGGTCTTTTATATCCTTCTCCTGTTTCTCGGTGAGATCCCTGAGTTTTTCGCCCGCCGCGGCGGCATCCTCTTTCGCGATGAGCAAAGAAGCGTTTTCCTCGGCAAGGCCGGCTATTTTCACCTTAAGCCCTTCTAATTCCGATTTTGTTTTTTCAAAAGATTCTATTCCTTCCTCAACGTCCTGCCGGCTGCGCTCATACTCTTCCTTGATGGCCGAGAGCTCCGCGTCAAATTTTTCCCGGCTGTGACGCTTTTCCTCTTCAAGAGCTTCTATCCAGGACCTGAGTTCTTTAAGTTCCACGGAAGCCTCTTTCAGCTGTGCGTCTTTCCTCACAATCTCAGAATCCAGCTCAGAGGCCCGGACGGCGCTTTCTCTCATCTTCTCTATTTCAACGCCTGTTTCGGCAAGCTCCGCTTCCAGGCCGGCAATCTTTCCGTCGTATTCTTTGATTATGCCGTCTTTACCGGCGGCGCTCTCTCTCATCTTCTCTATTTCAACGCCTGTTTCGGCAAGCTCCGCTTCCAGGCCGGCGATCTTTCCGTCGTATTCTTTGATTATGCCGTCTTTATCGGCGGCGCTCTCTTTCTCGGAGCGCAGGGCTTCAAGCTGCGAACGCATCTGCTCATTCGCTTTTTCCCTGTCAAGAAGCTGCCTCTTGTATTCCTCAACACTCTCCCGCGGTTCGGATTTAAGCTGTTCGATCTCTACATTGTATTCATTGATCCTGGAAAAGAGCTCTTCCATTTTTTTGTGCTGTTCCAGTATCTTGTTTTTCAATTCCACCGTTTCGGCCTGCCGTTCGGAGCTCAACGCCTTTAGTTTGTCATTCAACAGGCTGATCTCGCCCCCCGATGCGGCTATCTGAGCAGCCTGCCCGGAGGCCTCAGCCAGAAGTTTCTCAAGCTGTTTTTGCGAAGCGGATAATTCCTCCGCCAGAGCGTTTTTCTCATTGAAAAGCGTATCACGCTGTTTCGTCATCTCAAAAAGCTCTTCCGATATAGCCTTATACTTTTCATAAAGTTTGTTTTTTTCTTCTATGAACCCGTCGAGCCGGGCGTTGAGGCCGCCAATTTCCGCGCGGGCTTTTTCCAGCTCGCTGTCCTTTAAAGCGGAACCTTTCGCGCCATCCTCTTTGAGCGATGCTATATTTTTGTTGAGATGCCCTATCTCTCTTTCATAGTTTGTTATTTTTTCCCGCAGCTGTTTTTCCCTCTCAAGAAAAACCGACAGCTCTTTCTCTGATTCGGAAAGCCGGGTATTGAGGTTACCGATAACTTCCTTCGCCTCTATCAGTTCGGCTGAAGCTTTCCCGGCGGTTTCAGACTGCTTCTTTAATTTCTCCCGCAGGGCATCCAGCTGTGAAGCATACTCGACTATTTTTCTCTCCAGTCCGGCTTTTTCGTCTTCAATATTTTTTATTTTGGTCTCAAGTATCCCCTTCTCCCGTGAGTAATCCCCTGCTTTTGCGCGGTACTCCGCCTGTAAAGCCCCGAGTTCCTGCTCTTGCCTTGAGATCTCACCCGCGAGCTGCTGAATTCTGCCGGCAGCGGCGGATTTTTCCCCTGATAAATTTTCTTTCTCGGAATTTAACTGTGTTATCCTGGAATGCAGCTTCTGCTTCTCATCTTCAAAAGCGCGGCGCTCATCTTCCGCCCTCTGCCCAAGAGCCAGTTTTTGGGCGGATATATCCTTTATTTTCTGCGCCAGATCCCTCTCATCGCCCTCTTTTTCCCGGAGCTGCTTTTGGGCGAACGCGAGGTCTTCCTCTAATTTATTTTTTTCATCGGCAAAGCGCCTGACCCCGCCGGCGGTTGCCTCAAGCTCGCGGGCTAGTTCATCCCTCGCCGCCGTTATGTTCCGAAGTCCGGATTCGTATATATTTTTAACCTCATTCTTTTCTTTTTCAAAAGAATTCTACAGATCCGCTATTTCTTTTTCCTTTTCCGCGAGACGCCCGGACAGATCCTTTTCTCCCGCGCTGGCCGCGGCCAATTCGCGTAAAACACTGTCCCTGTCCCTGACAATATCCGTGTGGGAAGATGCCGTTTCTTTCCTCATCCGGCTTTCCTGGGCGAAACGGTCGGCCCAGGACGAGCGTTCTTCCTCAAAATGTTTTTTGAGCCAATCTATTTCCTTGACGAATTTGGAATTCCCTTCTTCCAGCGCCTGCCTGGCCGCATATAACTCTCTCTCAAGACGGGAGGCAAGTTCCCTCAACGCCGTCGACTCCGCCTCTTTCCGCTTCAAATCATCACTTATGTTATCCAGTTTCTGCCTGTTCGCTAATTCCTGTATCCTGAATTCATTTTCCTTGATCCTGACGCCCTCTTCCCTGCTCTTCACCTGATTTATAAGATCTTCCAGCCTTGACTTGGCCTCCTGACGCGCGGCTCCTATCTCTTTTTCCTTCTGCGTCTCAAAGATCTTCTCGCTTGATTCCTGGCGCGCGATGACCTCACGCTGACGGTAAACCTGCTCGTTGAGCGCTCCGATCTGCTCTTCCAGAGCGGATTTCTCTCTGTTAAAATTATCTTTCTGACGGATCATGTCTTTCAACAGATTTTCACGAGCGGCCTGCATGTTCTGGAGCTTGTCTTCATAGTCCTTTGACGACACTATCTCTTTGAGCGCCATCTCGACCTTGAGCGAGGCTTCGCTCTCCTCCCGGGCTTTCTGCATTGACCTGTAGGACTTTTTCTTCTCGTCTTCAAGCTCTCTTGAAACACTCATCAAACGGCCCTCAAACTGCTCAAGGGCGCTGCGCAATGACACCTCTTTTTCGGCCTGGCTCATTTCCATTCTATCCAGCGCGGCTTTCATTTCCTGCTTGATTTTTTCCGCTTCCTGTTCCTTCTCCTTGAGAGTACTCATCCAGTAAAGTTCCCTTTTCTCAAGTTTTTCCTTTTTTCTGGCGAGGCTCTCATCAAGAGTTTTTTTGGCCTGTTCTATTTTTGTTCTCAGCTGATTTGTGTAATTCTGTCCGCCTATCTCCGGAGCCCCTGTGTCACTTTCCTGTTTCAGCGGCGCCGGCGACTGAGGGAATCCCCCTGACGGACTTTGCTGGGCATCCCGGGCCTCCGGTTTTTTAGGCACTCCGAATGACGGCGGTTTAGCCCCCCCGAACGACGGAGGCTTAGCCCCTCCGAATGTAAACGGCGGTTTCTTACCCTCAGCCATTATTCAGACTCCCTGGGAACAGCCTCAGATACCGCCCCGTCCTCTTGTTGATTTTCAGCCTCTCCCGCATGAGCGCTTTGTTTGTGTTTATGTTCCCCCAGCCATTTTTTCAGATCTTCATTATCCGGATTGAGCGCAAGACATTTTTCCCATGCCCGCACCGCGGCCTCCTCTTTGCCCTGAGCGAAGAGAGCGGATCCCATGAACTGATATGTCTGCCATATTTCCGGATTGTACTGTATTGATTCCTCAAATTCCAGAATGGCATCTTCATAATTGCCCTCCTGAAAATATTCTTCTCCCCTTGAATAATGCTCAAAGGATTTTTCGTTATCCATAACCGGCACATGCTCGTCCACCATACCGATCTTCTCCCTTCTTTTTGCCCTCTTATCTTCTCTATGTTTTTCTTTTTCTATTTCCTCGTCCACCTCTTCCATTATGCTCTTGGTGGAAACCGACGCCAGCTCATCCTGAAACACGGCTATTTCCTTCGCGCCGCCGAGATCTATTTTCCCTTCGGCCTCCATGGTCCTGAGTTTTGTTATTATAGCGCGGCGCTGGGAGGTGACCTGGGCGTCAGTGGCTGTGGCCGCGCGTCCGGCCTCCTGTTCCTCCTCAAGGAGTTTCACCGCGGCCTCGGAGAGATTGCTCTTGATTTTATTCTTAAACTCCTCGTCCATGCCCTTCAGCGCGACGGCAAGATCGGGGGCGTTCACCTCCGCGAGGATGCTCTGAAGAGTGTGATCTCCCAGATGCGCCATGTGCGCAAACGAAAACATCATGGATTCAACCTTCTCGGCGATCTCGGGATTTTCCGCGGTGAGATGCCCCATCACCTCTTTCTTTGTGCTGTCGTCCATGAGAGAGAGTATCTCAAGCAGCCTGTCAACGCCTCCGGATGTGAGATCTATACGCCTTTTCAGCACCCTCTCCAAACACGCTATCTTGTTCTGCTCGACAAACTGCACCCTTGTTATTGCCATTATAACATCGGATGTTTTGTGCTCGGGAAACAGCTTGAGCAATTTCGCGGCTTTAGAGTCGTCAAGGTAATGTATCACCGTGGCCGTCACCTCCGCCGTCTCATTGGAAAGCAGATATGCTATTTTCTTCAGGTCCCTGTCTTCAACAAATTTAAAAGGTTTAAATGCCATTTTTCCGACCTCCTCGTCGGGAACAGGAAGTGATTCCACCAATTCCTTCAGTTGATTTTTTCTTATTTCTTCCGAAATTTCTTCTTCGCCCTCTTCGGCCCCTTCACCCTCTTCAGGTTTTGTAAATTCTCCCGCCTCGCCGGCAATTCCTCCTATGCCGCCGCCTCCTCCGCCGCCTCCGCCGGCGACATCGCCGCTGGTGCCGACTTCGCTTTTCATTGTTTTCAACTCTTTTAATGTCGAGAGGAACGAAAAAAGGAAACGCAGGAACAGAAGAGAAAGAATTATGGCCGCGACCGCGATGTAAAAATAAAGATTGCTAAGATAAGACAGGAGCTTTCTGAAAGGCGAGAATTGGACTCTCATTGTAATCAGCTTATCCCCCCTTTCAACATTTATGCCCAGCATATCGACGACGGTTTTTTTTACGGCCGTAAATTCTTCATCTTTAAGCGCCTGGTCAACAATCAGCGTGGCGTCTATTTTTTTTATAAATGATTCGGGTATTTTTACTATGCTCTCTATGCTTCTTTTCTGGCCGGAAGCCTCGCCGGCGCCGCCCGGAGCGGCTTCTTTCTGCATAATGTCCTGTTTCCGGGGGATACCGGGAAGGAACTCCGCCATTTGAGAAGCCTTCGCGTCAACCCCGCCGGTCTCGGACTGTTTCTGCGCCCAGGATTCCGTTTCCACGCGCGATTTTGTGGCATTGGGCGTTATATCAACCTTGACGATCGCCCTGTCGGGGCCCAGCCATTTCTCAAGAACCCCGTTGACATATGCTTCAAGCTTGGTTTCAAGCTTCATCTTCTGTTCCACAACAGCCGTATAGTCTATGTCCTGCAGAACAGGCCTGTTCTCCTGAGAATAAACAGATGTCGCCCATATAAAAACCGCGGCGGATATTATAAGTTTACGCATTTTGGTATTATACAAACTATGGTCGGGAAGGAGCAAGGAGATATTTTCTCACTCCATGGAATCCAGAAAATCCAGGCCTTCCGTCGGCGCCGTTTCAGCGGACTCTCTCTCTATCTTTGAGACAAACTGCCGCAGCTTTTCATCGGTCGGGTCAAGTTCTATGGATTTCTTCCAGTTGGATACGGCTTTGTCCTTTTCTCCTATGGCAAAAAACGCGGAACCTATCCTTTTGTAAGCCATCGATGAATTGGGCTCCAGTATGAGGACATCCTGGGCCAGTTTCAGGGCCTGCTCATATTTGCCGTCGTAAAAATAATTGAGCGAATCATAGAGGCTCTTGTCCACAAGATTCATGCCCGAAGGGAGTTCCGGCTCCGGGGTGCCTATCCTCTCTTTACTTTTCACCGCCTGTATGAGCGCTATGACTTTGGCGTTGCCGGGATCCAGCGTGAGCAGATAACGGAGTATCTGCAGACTGTGTTCAACTCTGCGGTCAAGATATTTTTTCACGCTCCGGCGCAGAAGTTCGTGTTCTTTGCTGGGCTTCGGCACCTCATTGTAAATCGGAATAACAACATCTATCCTGTCAAATTCATAAACATAATCCGTGTTCTGCGGATCCAGAGAGACGGCATTAGCCAGAAAATCCTTGCCGCGGGCGAGATACCCTTTCTCAAAAGCGGCGTGAGCCTTCAAATATTCCTGCCGGGCGTCAAGCTTCCTTTTCGCCGCTATGGACGGCCCGAAGCGGAGGCTCGCCGACATCCTGTGAGAAAGTCCGAGGTCATGCATGGCCATAGCGTAATCAAAACCGAGATTCTGCCAGTTCACGCCGAAACCGAAAGTTTTTTCCTGCGCGTCCATCCCCGCACGGAAGGCGAAATGATCCAGCAGCCAGTACTCAACGCCAAAATGGCTTTCCAGCCCCGGCACGCCGGTCGTACTGACCAGATCCGTCGTTATGGAGAGCTTCTCTTTAAACTGTTTGTACACCGCGCCCATCCGTATCGTCAGCGGCATGTCATCTTCTGTCGGCGCCAGCTTATTCTCAAAAATATTCTGTATATTGAATCCCAGCCGCAAATTAGGCATTGTCGGTAAAGCGTATAACCCGCCCATATCAATAAGAAAACTTGAATTCGTGTGCCAATCAAGAGTGTGGGTCATATACCTGAAATTTGCTCCCAGG
This window encodes:
- a CDS encoding motility protein A (Homolog of MotA, appears to be involved in motility on surfaces and under different ionic conditions. With MotS (a MotB homolog) forms the ion channels that couple flagellar rotation to proton/sodium motive force across the membrane and forms the stator elements of the rotary flagellar machine.), yielding MDFATIIGFIAGLGLIVAAIVGRVGVAGFLTSFIDLPSVAITLGGTFAATMVNYSFHELVSVFAIAKKVFTEKDENVIGIIDTIGRLTKKARTQGVLAIEQEIKELPNPFLRHGFSLVLANIDAETIRAELETEITFIQERHKLGQEIFLTMGTFAPAFGMLGTIMGLIMMLAKLEDQSAIAGGMAVALITTLYGALAANLIFLPISGKLKRKSEDEVLVKEIIIEGIISMKSGAIPSIIEAKLKAYLPPKKRERKVIEK
- a CDS encoding tetratricopeptide repeat protein, whose amino-acid sequence is MRKLIISAAVFIWATSVYSQENRPVLQDIDYTAVVEQKMKLETKLEAYVNGVLEKWLGPDRAIVKVDITPNATKSRVETESWAQKQSETGGVDAKASQMAEFLPGIPRKQDIMQKEAAPGGAGEASGQKRSIESIVKIPESFIKKIDATLIVDQALKDEEFTAVKKTVVDMLGINVERGDKLITMRVQFSPFRKLLSYLSNLYFYIAVAAIILSLLFLRFLFSFLSTLKELKTMKSEVGTSGDVAGGGGGGGGGIGGIAGEAGEFTKPEEGEGAEEGEEEISEEIRKNQLKELVESLPVPDEEVGKMAFKPFKFVEDRDLKKIAYLLSNETAEVTATVIHYLDDSKAAKLLKLFPEHKTSDVIMAITRVQFVEQNKIACLERVLKRRIDLTSGGVDRLLEILSLMDDSTKKEVMGHLTAENPEIAEKVESMMFSFAHMAHLGDHTLQSILAEVNAPDLAVALKGMDEEFKNKIKSNLSEAAVKLLEEEQEAGRAATATDAQVTSQRRAIITKLRTMEAEGKIDLGGAKEIAVFQDELASVSTKSIMEEVDEEIEKEKHREDKRAKRREKIGMVDEHVPVMDNEKSFEHYSRGEEYFQEGNYEDAILEFEESIQYNPEIWQTYQFMGSALFAQGKEEAAVRAWEKCLALNPDNEDLKKWLGEHKHKQSAHAGEAENQQEDGAVSEAVPRESE
- a CDS encoding PorV/PorQ family protein; its protein translation is MKTRKELTGLMLTAAAIFAFNFWLEAEKGTGGTPGAFLSYGAGARSMAMGKAFVAEASDASATYWNPAGLGNVERQEAMMLHTMLWAGTSYDFLSYVRPMTQLGAIGLSMVKMTTGGFEGYDKYNEKTSSFSDDQMAVTMSMGKKFMKTLSLGANFRYMTHTLDWHTNSSFLIDMGGLYALPTMPNLRLGFNIQNIFENKLAPTEDDMPLTIRMGAVYKQFKEKLSITTDLVSTTGVPGLESHFGVEYWLLDHFAFRAGMDAQEKTFGFGVNWQNLGFDYAMAMHDLGLSHRMSASLRFGPSIAAKRKLDARQEYLKAHAAFEKGYLARGKDFLANAVSLDPQNTDYVYEFDRIDVVIPIYNEVPKPSKEHELLRRSVKKYLDRRVEHSLQILRYLLTLDPGNAKVIALIQAVKSKERIGTPEPELPSGMNLVDKSLYDSLNYFYDGKYEQALKLAQDVLILEPNSSMAYKRIGSAFFAIGEKDKAVSNWKKSIELDPTDEKLRQFVSKIERESAETAPTEGLDFLDSME